In Arachis hypogaea cultivar Tifrunner chromosome 2, arahy.Tifrunner.gnm2.J5K5, whole genome shotgun sequence, a genomic segment contains:
- the LOC140176881 gene encoding uncharacterized protein, translating to MSPGCVKDVQRLAGRLTALSRFFGASAAKSLPFFNLMEKGIVFEWTPACEEAFNHFKNIISAPLVLEKPRNRETLYLYLAVTDEALMTVLVATILPRTPVRAQTCNQGPSNGQFFGRSNGKPPRDTEHTVETHVDGASNQTFGGAGIILESPTGVVYEQSVKFEFPVSNNQAECEALLGGLLLAREVGATRVEVKKLSEEFDEVTVQHVLRERNIQADLLSKMASTKPGTGNRSLIQGLVKEPIVTLHITRAADLPSWMDPITSFLENGKLPDAKKTAKALRREAAKHTIIQGQLFKKGLNQPLLKCLRPDQTDYVLSEVQEGCCGHHIGGKALAQKLVRDGYYWPSMMTDSKEFVKKCRRCQENANFHKVPAAELSLLMASRPFSQWGCRPLRAFPGRARTSQVPNCRYRLLNEVGRGRAVGQYILGKLPEIVETSNSQIRNPRGRHLRQRDAVFRQEVQKISCRFRDKAKVLVY from the exons ATGAGCCCGGGATGTGTCAAAGATGTACAGAGACTGGCGGGAAGACTCACGGCGTTATCCAGATTTTTTGGTGCGTCGGCTGCCAAATCTCTtccgttcttcaacttgatggaaAAAGGGATAGTGTTCGAATGGACCCCAGCGTGCGAGGAAGCCTTCAATCACTTCAAGAATATAATCTCGGCACCACTTGTCCTTGAAAAACCTAGAAATAGAGAGACACTATACTTGTACTTAGCAGTAACTGATGAGGCTTTGATGACTGTCCTG GTTGCGACAATACTTCCAAGGACACCAG TACGAGCCCAGACATGCAATCAAGGCCCAAGCAATGGCCAATTTTTTGGTCGAAGTAATGGGAAACCCCCCCGAGACACCGAGCATACGGTGGAAACTCATgtagacggagcctccaaccaaacaTTCGGAGGAGCGGGGATCATCCTAGAAAGCCCAACTGGAGTCGTGTATGAGCAATCAGTTAAGTTCGAGTTCCCGGTGTCCAATAACCAAGCGGAGTGTGAGGCCCTTCTTGGTGGCCTACTCTTGGCAAGGGAAGTCGGGGCCACCAGAGTGGAA GTCAAAAAGCTGAGCGAGGAGTTTGACGAGGTCACGGTACAGCATGTTCTGAGGGAGAGGAACATACAGGCTGATCTTCTATCAAAAATGGCGAGCACGAAACCAGGGACGGGGAACCGCTCTCTAATTCAAGGTTTGGTGAAGGAACCAATAGTGACCTTACATATAACCCGGGCGGCCGACCTCCCTTCATGGATGGACCCGATCACCAGTTTTTTGGAAAACGGTAAACTCCCAGATGCCAAAAAGACGGCGAAAGCACTAAGGAGAGAAGCAGCCAAGCATACAATAATACAAGGCCAGCTATTCAAAAAAGGGCTGAACCAACCCCTATTGAAGTGCCTGCgtcccgaccagacggactacgtaTTAAGCGAAGTCCAGGAAGGGTGTTGTGGCCACCACATCGGAGGAAAGGCCTTAGCCCAAAAACTCGTCAGGGACGGCTACTATTGGCCCTCAATGATGACGGATTCCAAGGAGTTCGTGAAGAAATGCAGAAGATGCCAGGAAAACGCCAACTTTCACAAGGTGCCGGCGGCTGAACTTAGCCTACTGATGGCCTCCCGACCATTCTCCCAATGGGGGTGTCGACCTCTTAGGGCCTTTCCCGGTCGGGCCCGAACAAGTCAAGTACCTAATTGTCGCTATCGATTATTAAATGAAGTAGGTAGAGGCCGAGCCGTTGGCCAGTATATCCTCGGCAAATTGCCGGAAATTGTGGAGACAAGTAATAGCCAGATTCGGAATCCCAGAGGTCGTCATCTCAGACAACGGGACGCAGTTTTTCGACAAGAAGTTCAGAAAATTTCTTGCCGGTTTAGGGATAAAGCAAAAGTTCTCGTCTATTGA